A part of Amblyraja radiata isolate CabotCenter1 chromosome 23, sAmbRad1.1.pri, whole genome shotgun sequence genomic DNA contains:
- the snta1 gene encoding alpha-1-syntrophin: MVVRSGLVEVRGPEPEPERWRRLLASLSEDSLHLSPAGAALSNGEPEPSPPGTEPGPGRQRSVRIVKQEAGGLGISIKGGRENHMPILISKIFRGLAAEQSRQLYVGDAILAVNGTDLREASHDQAVQALKKTGREVVLEVKYLKEVSSYFKASSPGTPPAWSPPSGPGDGPTDPPSPGALPGDNDTQTELSFPLEMCYIRRRIQPPDTENRYIELLSADGQQSVSLRLRDGPTAQSWFTALHGNATGLLARSTAGLRALGGTTARHLGWLTEQVAGQEERPVLALLTDKELLLYSCLPRTREQLDNPDSRHPLIATRLVHSGPAKGPQLADPDLSFVLRAGTRRGVDSRLFTTATAADLGLWSRLLVDGCHGAAEQLQEVITACSWLGQDCQLTVHLDRGFTISRVGELGRSLPLISQPFERLRMSSDDGVRLLFLDFGGPEGEIQLNLESCPKTIVFIIHSFLSAKVTRLGLMA; the protein is encoded by the exons ATGGTGGTGCGGAGCGGACTGGTGGAGGTGCGGGGCCCCGAGCCCGAGCCCGAGCGCTGGCGGCGGCTCCTCGCCTCCCTGTCCGAGGACTCGCTGCATCTGAGCCCGGCCGGAGCCGCCCTGAGCAACGGCGAGCCGGAGCCCTCTCCCCCCGGCACCGAGCCCGGGCCCGGCCGCCAGCGCAGTGTCCGCATCGTGAAGCAAGAGGCGGGCGGGCTGGGCATCAGCATCAAGGGCGGCCGCGAAAACCACATGCCCATCCTCATCTCCAAGATCTTCCGCGGCCTGGCCGCCGAGCAAAGCCGCCAACTCTATGTGGGCGACGCCATCCTGGCCGTCAACGGCACCGACCTACGCGAGGCGTCCCACGACCAGGCGGTGCAGGCGCTGAAGAAGACGGGCCGGGAGGTGGTGCTGGAAG tgAAGTACCTGAAGGAGGTGTCCTCCTACTTCAAGGCCTCATCACCAGGGACCCCCCCAGCCTGGAGCCCCCCCTCAGGCCCCGGCGATGGCCCCACCGACCCCCCCTCACCGGGGGCACTGCCCGGCGACAACGACACCCAGACCGAGCTCAGCTTCCCACTGGAAATGTGTTACATCCGCAGGAGAATCCAGCCCCCAGATACGGAAAACAG GTACATTGAGCTGCTGAGTGCCGATGGGCAGCAGTCGGTGTCGCTGCGGCTGAGGGATGGGCCCACGGCACAGTCCTGGTTCACCGCTCTCCATGGTAACGCCACCGGGCTGCTGGCCCGCTCCACCGCCGGGCTACGGGCACTGGGGGGGACGACCGCCCGGCACCTGGGCTGGCTCACCGAGCAG GTGGCGGGGCAGGAGGAGCGGCCTGTACTAGCCCTGCTCACTGACAAGGAGCTGCTGCTGTACAGCTGTTTGCCTCGCACCCGGGAACAGCTGGATAACCCTGACTCCCGGCACCCACTCATCGCCACCAG GCTGGTACACTCGGGCCCGGCTAAGGGGCCACAGCTGGCAGACCCCGACCTGTCGTTCGTGCTGAGGGCCGGCACGCGGCGCGGAGTGGACAGCCGCCTCTTCACCACGGCAACCGCTGCCGACCTGGGCCTGTGGAGCCGGCTGCTGGTGGACGGCTGTCATGGTGCAGCCGAGCAGCTCCAGGAGGTGATCACCG cgTGCTCGTGGTTGGGCCAGGACTGCCAGCTGACCGTACACCTGGACCGGGGCTTCACCATCTCGCGAGTGGGGGAGCTGGGCCGGAGCCTGCCTCTGATCAGCCAGCCCTTTGAGAGACTGCGCATGTCCTCCGATGATGGCGTCCGGCTGCTCTTCCTCGACTTCGGGGGGCCCGAGGGAGAGATC CAACTGAACCTGGAGTCCTGCCCCAAGACCATTGTgtttatcattcattcattcctgtcCGCCAAGGTAACCCGTCTGGGCCTGATGGCCTAG